A single region of the Prevotella sp. HUN102 genome encodes:
- a CDS encoding class II fructose-bisphosphate aldolase encodes MAVNYKDLGLVNTREMFKRAIDGGWAVPAFNFNNLEQLQAIIQASSNTKSPVILQVSKGARKYANQTLLRYLAEGAVEFAKEIGCNHPEIVLHLDHGDSFETCKSCVDFGFSSVMIDGSHLPYEENVALTKQVVEYAHQFDVTVEGELGVLAGVEDDVVAEESHYTRPEEVVDFATRTGCDSLAISIGTSHGAYKFTPEQCTKDPETGRLIPPPLAFDVLEAIEKELPGFPIVLHGSSSVPEKYVDIINANGGKLPNAVGIPEEQLRRATKSAVCKINIDSDSRLAFTAGVRETFIAHPEYFDPRQYCGKAREYMIDLYTDKIKNVLGSDNKLANLD; translated from the coding sequence ATGGCAGTAAATTATAAGGATCTTGGCCTCGTGAACACTCGTGAGATGTTTAAGAGAGCTATCGATGGTGGTTGGGCTGTACCAGCTTTCAACTTCAACAACTTGGAGCAACTTCAGGCTATCATTCAGGCTTCTTCCAACACGAAGTCTCCTGTTATTCTTCAAGTTTCTAAGGGTGCTCGTAAGTATGCTAACCAGACGCTTCTCCGTTACCTTGCTGAAGGTGCTGTGGAATTTGCAAAGGAAATTGGCTGCAACCATCCTGAAATCGTGCTCCACCTTGACCACGGAGACAGCTTCGAGACTTGTAAGAGCTGTGTAGACTTCGGCTTCTCTTCAGTTATGATTGATGGTTCACACCTTCCATACGAAGAAAATGTAGCTTTGACAAAGCAGGTTGTAGAGTATGCACACCAGTTCGACGTAACTGTTGAAGGCGAGCTTGGCGTACTTGCAGGTGTTGAAGACGATGTTGTAGCTGAGGAATCTCACTATACACGCCCTGAAGAAGTGGTGGATTTCGCTACACGTACAGGTTGCGATTCGCTCGCTATCTCTATCGGTACTTCTCACGGTGCATATAAGTTCACACCAGAGCAGTGTACTAAGGATCCTGAAACAGGCCGTTTGATTCCTCCTCCATTGGCATTCGATGTTCTCGAAGCTATTGAGAAGGAACTTCCCGGCTTCCCAATCGTACTCCACGGTTCTTCTTCAGTTCCTGAAAAGTATGTTGATATCATCAATGCAAACGGTGGTAAGTTGCCAAACGCTGTCGGTATTCCTGAAGAACAGCTTCGCAGAGCTACAAAGAGCGCGGTTTGCAAGATCAATATCGACTCAGACTCTCGCCTTGCTTTTACTGCTGGTGTTCGTGAAACATTCATTGCACATCCTGAATACTTCGACCCACGTCAGTATTGTGGTAAGGCTCGCGAGTATATGATTGACTTGTACACAGACAAGATTAAGAACGTACTTGGTTCTGACAATAAGTTGGCTAACCTCGACTAA
- a CDS encoding MIP/aquaporin family protein: protein MKKYLAEMIGTMVLVLMGCGVAVSLNCSSDCSVVANAGTVIGTAMAFGLSVVAMAYAIGGISGCHINPAITLGVFLSGRMSAKDCAMYMVFQVLGGLIGAAILYALVTSAGAEFALAGAGLGANGLQSGISVAGGLIAEIVFTCVFVLVVLGATSKTNGATNNFAGLAIGLSLILVHLVCIRYTGTSVNPARSIGPAIFAQLAGGLAEALSNLWIFIVGPFIGAALASVIWKVIDPSTED from the coding sequence ATGAAAAAGTATTTAGCAGAAATGATTGGCACTATGGTGCTGGTTTTGATGGGCTGTGGCGTTGCCGTCAGCCTTAATTGTTCTTCAGATTGTTCAGTGGTGGCAAATGCAGGTACGGTTATCGGCACGGCAATGGCATTCGGTTTGTCAGTAGTTGCAATGGCATACGCCATCGGCGGCATATCAGGCTGCCACATTAATCCAGCTATTACGCTCGGAGTGTTCCTCAGCGGCCGTATGAGTGCTAAGGATTGCGCTATGTATATGGTGTTTCAGGTGCTTGGAGGTCTTATCGGTGCGGCTATTCTCTACGCCCTTGTAACGAGTGCTGGTGCTGAATTTGCATTGGCAGGTGCCGGTTTGGGTGCTAATGGTCTCCAGTCTGGTATCAGTGTTGCTGGTGGTTTGATTGCTGAAATCGTGTTCACTTGCGTGTTCGTGCTCGTTGTTCTCGGTGCTACATCAAAGACAAACGGTGCTACAAACAACTTCGCGGGTTTGGCTATCGGTCTTTCTCTGATATTGGTTCACTTGGTATGTATCCGTTACACAGGTACTTCTGTTAATCCGGCTCGTTCTATCGGTCCTGCTATCTTCGCACAGTTGGCAGGTGGTCTGGCAGAAGCATTGAGCAACCTTTGGATATTCATCGTAGGTCCGTTCATCGGTGCTGCTTTGGCAAGCGTAATCTGGAAGGTTATCGACCCATCTACGGAAGATTAA
- a CDS encoding Cof-type HAD-IIB family hydrolase: MKYKMIVLDLDGTLTNSKKEITPKTKQALMKAQQNGVRVVLASGRPTYGITALADELELEKFGGYILAFNGGKITDCATEEIVYEQMLDERLVPYLYNAAINSGMAILTYQGEGIAATRSNDEYVQHEAFINKMPVVQYDDFLNQLVYPINKCLIVGNPVPLHQLELKIAKEMEGKMSVYRSADFFLECVPLGIDKAQSLSRLINKLGIARAEIIACGDGYNDLSMIQFAGLGVAMENAAEEVKANADFITLSNEEDGVAHVVEKFIF; this comes from the coding sequence ATGAAATACAAGATGATTGTGCTCGACCTCGACGGCACTTTGACGAACAGCAAGAAGGAAATAACGCCAAAAACCAAACAGGCACTAATGAAAGCGCAGCAGAACGGCGTAAGAGTCGTATTAGCTTCAGGCAGACCTACCTACGGAATCACGGCTTTGGCTGACGAATTGGAACTCGAAAAGTTCGGAGGATATATCTTAGCGTTCAACGGCGGAAAGATAACCGACTGCGCAACAGAGGAAATCGTGTACGAACAGATGCTCGACGAACGACTCGTGCCTTATCTTTACAATGCCGCCATCAATTCAGGGATGGCGATTCTTACCTATCAGGGAGAGGGAATCGCTGCCACAAGGAGCAATGATGAGTATGTTCAGCACGAGGCTTTCATCAACAAGATGCCCGTCGTGCAGTACGACGACTTCCTCAATCAACTTGTATATCCCATCAACAAATGCCTGATTGTGGGCAATCCTGTCCCACTCCACCAACTGGAATTGAAGATTGCAAAGGAAATGGAAGGAAAGATGAGCGTGTATCGTTCGGCAGACTTTTTCCTCGAATGCGTGCCATTAGGTATTGACAAGGCGCAATCGCTTTCCCGGCTCATCAACAAACTGGGCATTGCGCGCGCAGAAATCATAGCTTGCGGCGATGGCTACAACGACCTCTCTATGATTCAGTTTGCCGGACTTGGCGTGGCAATGGAAAATGCAGCCGAAGAAGTGAAGGCAAATGCCGATTTTATCACGCTCTCCAACGAAGAGGACGGAGTGGCACACGTGGTGGAGAAGTT